A stretch of Vicinamibacterales bacterium DNA encodes these proteins:
- a CDS encoding DUF6603 domain-containing protein, with amino-acid sequence MAVTRARVLELLDSEEPDYRAAAAEVGGDGWDVLEAMVEEADVSVAARAASLVAILAQDAALASQAVTAIGKAAAHPDPNVRAAAAVGATRAGPDADDIVDALLDDADAGVRRLAFRGLATPLPPEIAASVQGLAVDVDISVQSAAAALAAHIPDPDLPNELLAGAIEYALARLNELRAAVLLTVPSFAAAVGVPAFPDAGGTVAALLAAARAALDLVPSRLAMKDFTGAAIHLGLALKAIADATIAVGGLSLTQLLDAKINWAAVLPSGLIKQLGLPSVPGLTLQGPVLSYSLGAAGRVLIPSPLKLAFDRADLRAQLRLDGSAPPLSVALAMTGIEVGLGGPPLNTLLGNDRGSVHADVAFGVDTARGLTIGGGSGARVTLPARPKAGPFDVREITLELPQGLAGTFDVGAAVTCDLGGVITATVDGAGLHVHVDPARALAGSNPLSVSLKPPTGIGVVLDTGLVRGGGFLGIRPGGYGGALQLRLGPVEVKAVGLLTLDPSFALVVVMSIAFLPPIDLTFGFTLNAVGGIVGIEHRLDTDALRARLPTGALDHLMFPEDPVAAAPTILSTLEQVFPVERGAIVIGPMIEIGWGRPVSFLTAQLGIILSLPDPRIVIIGRVRIALPAPQLPIVDLRATIYGEITPDHLVILASLNGSRIATFTVGGDIGFLLRWGGSPEIAISAGGFHPRYDPPRELAGMQRLGMNLSPPAILALRAECYFAVTSNSVQLGARVEMSADLGVADISGYFLFDALVVFAPQFMFVIEAGVGLTVRALGETLVGVHLQLHLSGPAPWRAHGSAEVEIFIVTVSIDVGPFTWGDAENPPPAPADPRQLVYAALHHNPGAWQALVPSDADRVVRVHAQAPDDIGVTVHPLGVFDVRQHAIPLETVIARVGANPVPEGLRRVHFGVPLVNGVPAGALSEVTDLFSAGNYLDLTDDQKLSRPSFEPLPAGARIRSAGETAPFAASRQANLRYETFVCDLEGGAGPRSQPAEDTLMASSVVAVLAAGAAGRTELRSRRRYAADPDPIALADPGEVRVLSKVTVTAVDALVSTYTHAAERPLAGDVQLARLGVA; translated from the coding sequence ATGGCCGTCACTCGCGCCCGCGTGCTGGAACTGCTCGACAGCGAAGAACCCGATTACCGCGCCGCCGCGGCGGAAGTCGGCGGCGACGGCTGGGACGTGCTCGAGGCGATGGTCGAAGAGGCCGACGTGTCGGTCGCGGCGCGCGCCGCGTCGCTCGTGGCGATTCTGGCGCAGGACGCCGCGCTGGCGAGCCAGGCGGTCACCGCGATCGGCAAGGCGGCGGCGCATCCCGATCCGAACGTCCGCGCCGCCGCGGCGGTGGGCGCCACCCGCGCCGGACCCGACGCCGACGACATCGTCGACGCGCTCCTCGACGATGCCGACGCCGGCGTGCGCCGGCTGGCGTTCCGCGGCCTGGCCACGCCGCTGCCGCCGGAGATCGCCGCGTCGGTGCAGGGGCTCGCCGTCGATGTCGACATCAGCGTGCAGAGCGCGGCCGCGGCGCTGGCGGCGCACATTCCCGATCCGGACCTGCCCAATGAGCTGCTCGCCGGCGCCATCGAGTACGCGCTGGCGCGGCTCAACGAACTCCGCGCGGCGGTACTGCTCACCGTCCCGAGTTTCGCGGCCGCCGTCGGCGTGCCGGCGTTTCCCGACGCCGGCGGGACCGTCGCGGCGCTGCTGGCGGCGGCGCGCGCGGCCCTCGACCTCGTGCCCTCGCGCCTGGCGATGAAGGATTTCACCGGCGCCGCGATCCATCTCGGGCTGGCGCTGAAGGCGATCGCCGACGCGACGATCGCGGTCGGCGGCCTGTCGCTGACGCAGTTGCTCGACGCCAAGATCAACTGGGCCGCGGTGCTCCCCTCGGGACTGATCAAGCAGCTCGGCCTGCCGTCCGTGCCGGGACTGACGCTGCAGGGTCCGGTCCTGTCGTACTCGCTGGGCGCCGCCGGACGCGTGCTGATCCCCTCACCGCTCAAGCTGGCGTTCGATCGCGCCGATCTGCGCGCGCAGCTGCGGCTCGACGGCAGTGCGCCGCCGCTCTCGGTGGCACTGGCGATGACCGGCATCGAAGTGGGGCTGGGCGGCCCGCCGCTCAACACGCTGCTGGGAAACGATCGGGGATCGGTGCACGCGGACGTCGCGTTCGGCGTCGACACGGCGCGCGGCCTGACGATCGGCGGCGGCTCCGGCGCGCGGGTGACGCTGCCGGCGCGGCCGAAAGCGGGGCCGTTCGACGTCCGTGAGATCACGCTCGAACTGCCGCAGGGTCTCGCCGGCACGTTCGACGTCGGCGCCGCGGTGACCTGCGACCTCGGCGGCGTGATCACCGCGACGGTGGACGGCGCCGGCCTGCACGTGCACGTCGACCCGGCGCGAGCCCTCGCGGGCAGCAATCCGCTCTCCGTCTCGCTGAAGCCGCCGACCGGCATCGGCGTGGTGCTCGACACCGGCCTGGTGCGCGGCGGCGGCTTCCTCGGCATCCGCCCGGGCGGCTATGGCGGCGCCCTGCAGCTGCGCCTCGGGCCGGTGGAGGTCAAGGCGGTCGGCCTGCTGACGCTCGACCCCAGCTTCGCGCTCGTCGTCGTCATGTCGATCGCGTTCCTGCCGCCGATCGATCTCACGTTCGGCTTCACGCTGAACGCCGTCGGCGGCATCGTCGGGATCGAGCATCGCCTCGATACCGATGCGCTCCGGGCGAGGCTTCCCACCGGCGCGCTCGATCACCTCATGTTCCCCGAGGATCCGGTCGCGGCCGCACCGACGATCCTGTCCACGCTCGAGCAGGTCTTTCCGGTCGAGCGCGGCGCCATCGTCATCGGTCCGATGATCGAGATCGGCTGGGGGCGTCCGGTCAGCTTCCTGACCGCTCAGCTCGGCATCATTCTCTCGCTGCCCGATCCGCGCATCGTGATCATCGGGCGCGTGCGCATTGCGCTGCCGGCGCCTCAGCTGCCCATCGTGGACCTGCGCGCCACGATCTACGGCGAGATCACACCGGATCACCTGGTGATTCTCGCGTCGCTGAACGGGTCGCGCATCGCGACGTTCACGGTCGGCGGCGACATCGGCTTCCTGCTGCGGTGGGGGGGCAGTCCGGAGATCGCGATTTCCGCCGGCGGCTTCCACCCCCGCTACGATCCGCCGCGCGAACTTGCCGGGATGCAGCGGCTCGGGATGAATCTGTCGCCGCCGGCGATCCTCGCGCTGCGGGCGGAATGCTACTTCGCGGTCACGTCGAACAGCGTGCAGCTCGGCGCGCGAGTGGAGATGTCCGCCGACCTCGGGGTCGCCGACATCAGCGGCTACTTCCTGTTCGACGCACTGGTCGTGTTCGCACCGCAGTTCATGTTCGTGATCGAAGCGGGGGTGGGGCTGACGGTGCGGGCCCTCGGCGAGACGCTGGTCGGCGTCCATTTGCAGCTGCACCTCTCCGGCCCGGCGCCGTGGCGCGCGCACGGCAGCGCGGAGGTCGAGATCTTCATCGTCACGGTCTCGATCGACGTCGGGCCGTTCACGTGGGGCGATGCGGAGAATCCTCCGCCGGCCCCCGCCGATCCACGGCAGCTCGTCTACGCGGCGCTGCACCACAACCCCGGTGCGTGGCAGGCGCTGGTGCCATCAGACGCCGATCGCGTCGTCCGTGTGCATGCGCAGGCGCCGGACGACATCGGCGTCACGGTGCACCCATTGGGCGTGTTCGACGTCCGGCAGCATGCGATTCCGCTCGAGACGGTGATCGCCCGCGTCGGCGCGAACCCGGTGCCCGAGGGCCTGCGCCGGGTCCACTTCGGCGTCCCGCTCGTCAACGGCGTGCCGGCAGGTGCGTTGAGCGAAGTCACCGATCTGTTCTCCGCCGGCAACTACCTGGATCTCACCGACGACCAGAAGCTGTCGCGCCCGTCGTTCGAGCCCCTGCCCGCGGGCGCGCGCATCCGGTCCGCGGGAGAGACGGCCCCATTCGCCGCGTCGCGTCAAGCCAACCTGCGGTACGAGACGTTCGTCTGCGATCTGGAGGGAGGCGCGGGTCCGCGCAGCCAGCCGGCGGAAGACACGCTGATGGCGAGCAGCGTCGTCGCCGTGCTCGCCGCCGGCGCGGCCGGACGCACGGAGCTGCGATCGCGTCGGCGGTATGCCGCCGACCCGGATCCGATCGCCCTGGCGGATCCCGGTGAGGTGCGCGTCCTTTCGAAGGTCACCGTCACCGCCGTCGACGCCCTCGTCTCCACCTACACGCATGCCGCCGAACGTCCGCTGGCCGGCGACGTGCAGCTTGCACGGCTGGGAGTGGCCTGA
- a CDS encoding alpha/beta hydrolase fold domain-containing protein, whose amino-acid sequence MPRPPAWFARRFSVARTAHEGWPVYSIAPRGANADGRVLYFHGGAYVAGMSLLHWMLVSWLVRKRRQIVIVPMYRPAPAETARTTVPRALRLYRRLRADPRPLTVIGDSAGAGLALAMAQLARDEGVPQPGALVLVSPWVDATVSAPQVQKRAAGDAFLAAPGLDEAARIYAGDLDRNDFRVSPLFGSLADLAPITIVTGTKDMLNTDAHRLRDRALAVGTPVTLHEYRDMMHVFPLFPIPEARRARTDIARALAR is encoded by the coding sequence GTGCCGAGGCCGCCGGCCTGGTTCGCGCGCCGCTTCTCCGTCGCCCGGACGGCGCACGAGGGCTGGCCGGTGTACTCGATTGCGCCGCGCGGCGCGAACGCGGACGGCCGCGTGCTCTACTTCCACGGCGGCGCCTACGTCGCCGGGATGAGCCTGCTCCACTGGATGCTCGTGTCGTGGCTCGTTCGGAAGCGCCGGCAGATCGTGATCGTGCCGATGTACAGGCCCGCGCCCGCGGAAACGGCGCGCACGACGGTGCCTCGCGCGCTGCGGTTGTACCGGAGACTCCGCGCCGATCCTCGTCCGCTGACCGTGATCGGCGATTCCGCGGGGGCCGGACTCGCACTGGCGATGGCGCAGCTGGCGCGCGACGAGGGCGTCCCGCAACCGGGGGCGCTCGTGCTCGTCTCACCGTGGGTCGACGCGACGGTGAGCGCGCCGCAGGTGCAGAAACGCGCCGCCGGCGATGCGTTCCTGGCGGCGCCGGGTCTCGACGAAGCGGCCCGGATCTATGCCGGCGACCTGGATCGAAACGACTTCCGCGTCAGTCCGCTGTTCGGGTCGCTCGCGGATCTGGCCCCGATCACCATCGTCACCGGGACGAAGGACATGTTGAACACCGACGCCCACCGGCTGCGTGACCGGGCCCTGGCCGTCGGCACGCCAGTGACGCTGCACGAGTATCGCGACATGATGCACGTGTTCCCGCTGTTTCCGATCCCCGAAGCGCGCCGCGCCCGGACCGACATCGCGCGCGCGCTCGCCCGCTGA
- a CDS encoding radical SAM protein: MPQPPQPPYPALLPFQVFDYPIAHLMREKGPVPADAWPPRADPKVAAWRDATSHLPDGGNLIYVHVPFCPFFCHFCFLYKSKAASDRGPARREEFVQALLRHIAMLARRHRYDGPPFTTIYFGGGTPTELTPSQLKRILAALGSAFPIAGDAEVTLESVSSHLLDDRLDACLEAGFTRVSFGVQTLDPAVRRRIGRGESIESYERLAERLRGRNVPFNVDLMIGLPGQTVESFAADVRRTSAWGTGSVDIYTYWMVPGSRMYDGVLSQHIDDPADSDRRLAFRVAAKRLMKEMGFRPVATEAYVRSDTNRFMQSTFGGGGNAQATSLAFGPSAFGFINGTLHRDVPDLHEYLRLIDRGYFPFQCRQTLDLPTARRRAVLMGIQRLTVPRVIMDAQAPWRRLADRWVEHGLVVARPESYDLTDWGATWFNLMQLEVVPMRERLGMAGMMGSPSQQLARLAGAETGGDVMMREFTRTVSGRPGLEGRLRLTAYKNYLRLRRVVDDRAFNFAGAVDGPGTKPERPA, translated from the coding sequence GTGCCACAGCCGCCGCAGCCGCCGTACCCGGCGCTCCTGCCGTTCCAGGTCTTCGACTATCCCATCGCGCACTTGATGCGGGAGAAGGGTCCGGTCCCCGCCGACGCCTGGCCGCCGCGCGCCGATCCGAAGGTCGCGGCGTGGCGTGACGCGACCTCCCATCTGCCCGACGGGGGCAACCTCATCTATGTACACGTCCCCTTCTGTCCGTTCTTCTGCCACTTCTGTTTTCTCTACAAGTCGAAGGCGGCGTCGGACCGCGGCCCGGCGCGGCGGGAGGAGTTCGTCCAGGCGCTGCTGCGTCACATTGCGATGCTGGCGCGGCGGCATCGCTACGACGGCCCGCCGTTCACGACGATCTATTTCGGCGGCGGCACGCCGACCGAACTGACGCCGTCGCAACTCAAGCGCATTCTCGCCGCGCTCGGATCCGCGTTTCCGATTGCCGGGGATGCCGAGGTGACGCTCGAATCGGTGTCGTCGCACCTGCTCGACGACCGGCTCGATGCCTGCCTGGAGGCCGGCTTCACTCGCGTCTCGTTCGGCGTGCAGACGCTCGACCCGGCCGTGCGCCGACGCATCGGGCGGGGCGAATCGATCGAATCGTACGAACGGCTCGCCGAGCGCCTCCGCGGCCGGAACGTGCCGTTCAACGTCGATCTCATGATTGGCCTGCCGGGACAGACGGTGGAGAGTTTCGCCGCCGACGTGCGGCGCACCTCCGCGTGGGGCACCGGCAGCGTCGACATCTATACCTACTGGATGGTGCCGGGCAGCCGGATGTACGACGGCGTGCTGTCGCAGCACATCGACGATCCCGCCGACAGCGACCGCCGGCTCGCGTTCCGGGTCGCGGCCAAGCGGCTCATGAAGGAGATGGGCTTCCGGCCGGTGGCCACCGAAGCCTACGTGCGCAGCGATACGAACAGGTTCATGCAGAGCACGTTCGGCGGCGGCGGCAACGCGCAGGCGACGTCGCTCGCCTTCGGTCCGTCGGCGTTCGGCTTCATCAACGGCACGCTGCACCGCGACGTCCCGGATCTCCACGAATATCTCCGGCTGATCGATCGCGGCTATTTCCCGTTTCAATGCCGCCAGACGCTCGACCTGCCGACGGCGCGCCGGCGCGCGGTGCTGATGGGCATTCAGCGGCTCACCGTCCCGCGGGTGATCATGGACGCGCAGGCGCCCTGGCGGCGGCTCGCCGACCGCTGGGTCGAACATGGACTCGTCGTCGCCCGCCCTGAATCGTACGACCTGACCGACTGGGGCGCGACCTGGTTCAATCTCATGCAGCTCGAGGTCGTCCCGATGCGCGAGCGGCTCGGCATGGCGGGCATGATGGGATCGCCGTCGCAGCAGCTGGCCCGGCTCGCCGGCGCCGAGACGGGAGGCGACGTGATGATGCGCGAGTTCACCCGCACCGTCAGCGGGCGTCCCGGACTCGAGGGGCGGCTGCGGCTGACCGCCTACAAGAACTATCTCCGCCTTCGTCGCGTGGTCGACGATCGCGCATTCAATTTCGCGGGGGCGGTCGACGGTCCAGGCACGAAGCCGGAGAGGCCGGCCTGA
- a CDS encoding AarF/ABC1/UbiB kinase family protein encodes MQPKNSIPTPLFDGEERAPVRIVAARRPRPLRGGQIAFSAVRVAFVWLLALLRRRASGRDHTSDVAVAVRVTLERLGGLWIKAGQLLAMRRDLFPEAFCTELSFLQDSAFGFPASHVRAIIEAESGAPLEHLYSRFDPVPIAAASIGQVHRARLRRNGVDVAVKVQRPYVELVMHRDLRFIRRCARLLERCSILPHARWLEMVWELDNIMRNETDYRVEASFIRRMRVVLKGHDVYAPKVFRRESSRRVLVMEFIRGVFMTEFIRAAETDPPRLRAWMAENRIKAGLVGRRLYETHTRQVFEDNLFHCDLHPGNIVLLRDSRLALIDFGSIGSIDRSKLKKYYVIFQAMGQGDYTKAAEVFLLLGPPLRPVRVQDVKADIVRTLRQWEVRVAVERLSYHERSLTYAMQGIANVYRQHRIGLGWEFMQVNRAEVTMDASLAYLLPRINYHEMIRRYERAARRRELHRAASGPAMLDRVVGLVSILDVAANLAENTFYESERLRNQLTTFDSNVTVAGLVLSTGVVLLSRLSLAAAVVVLLSFVQDVYPNRATGVVDAIMAATFGRMQGTWRLLLLVGLVMAFVAFRRLSQKITALSTYPAR; translated from the coding sequence GTGCAGCCGAAGAACTCGATCCCGACGCCCCTCTTCGACGGTGAGGAGCGGGCGCCCGTCCGGATCGTAGCGGCGCGGCGCCCCCGGCCGCTTCGCGGCGGCCAGATCGCGTTCTCCGCCGTGCGCGTCGCGTTCGTCTGGCTGCTGGCGCTGCTGCGCCGGCGCGCGAGCGGCCGCGATCACACCTCGGACGTCGCCGTGGCCGTGCGGGTGACGCTCGAACGGCTGGGCGGACTCTGGATCAAGGCCGGCCAGCTGCTGGCGATGCGCCGCGACCTGTTCCCCGAGGCGTTCTGCACCGAACTCTCCTTCCTGCAGGACAGCGCCTTCGGGTTTCCCGCGTCGCACGTCCGCGCGATCATCGAGGCCGAATCCGGCGCGCCGCTCGAGCATCTCTACTCGCGCTTCGATCCCGTCCCCATCGCCGCGGCGTCCATCGGCCAGGTGCACCGGGCGCGGCTTCGCCGCAACGGCGTCGACGTCGCCGTCAAGGTCCAGCGCCCGTACGTCGAACTGGTGATGCACCGGGACCTGCGCTTCATCCGGCGCTGTGCGCGGCTGCTGGAGCGGTGCTCGATCCTGCCGCACGCCCGCTGGCTCGAGATGGTGTGGGAACTCGACAACATCATGCGGAACGAGACCGACTACCGCGTCGAGGCCTCGTTCATCAGGCGCATGCGTGTCGTCCTCAAGGGGCACGACGTCTACGCGCCGAAGGTGTTCCGCCGGGAGAGCTCGCGCCGCGTGCTGGTGATGGAGTTCATTCGCGGCGTCTTCATGACCGAGTTCATCCGCGCCGCCGAGACGGATCCGCCGCGGCTGCGCGCCTGGATGGCCGAGAACCGGATCAAGGCCGGGCTGGTGGGACGCCGGCTGTACGAGACGCACACGCGGCAGGTCTTCGAAGACAACCTCTTCCACTGCGATCTGCATCCCGGGAACATCGTCCTGTTGCGCGACAGCCGGCTGGCGCTCATCGACTTCGGATCCATCGGCTCGATCGATCGCAGCAAGCTGAAGAAGTACTACGTGATCTTTCAGGCGATGGGCCAGGGGGACTACACCAAGGCGGCGGAAGTCTTCCTGCTGCTCGGTCCGCCGCTGCGCCCGGTGCGCGTCCAGGACGTCAAGGCCGACATCGTTCGAACCCTGCGCCAGTGGGAGGTCCGCGTCGCGGTCGAACGCCTCAGCTACCACGAACGGTCGCTCACCTATGCGATGCAGGGCATCGCGAATGTCTACCGGCAGCACCGGATCGGGCTCGGCTGGGAGTTCATGCAGGTGAACCGCGCCGAGGTGACGATGGACGCGTCACTGGCGTACCTGCTGCCGCGGATCAACTACCACGAGATGATCCGGCGTTACGAGCGCGCGGCCCGCCGTCGTGAACTGCACCGCGCGGCCAGCGGGCCCGCCATGCTCGATCGCGTGGTCGGCCTGGTCAGCATCCTCGACGTCGCCGCGAACCTCGCCGAGAACACGTTCTATGAAAGCGAGCGGCTGCGGAATCAGCTGACGACGTTCGATTCGAACGTGACTGTCGCCGGGCTCGTGCTGTCCACCGGCGTCGTCCTGCTGTCGCGGCTGTCGCTGGCCGCGGCGGTCGTCGTGCTGTTGTCGTTCGTGCAGGATGTCTATCCGAACCGCGCGACCGGGGTGGTCGACGCGATCATGGCCGCGACCTTCGGACGGATGCAGGGGACCTGGCGGCTGCTGCTGCTGGTCGGCCTCGTGATGGCGTTCGTCGCGTTCCGGCGGCTGTCGCAGAAGATCACCGCGCTCTCGACCTACCCGGCGCGCTGA
- a CDS encoding polyprenyl synthetase family protein has translation MRQPAAEIARALAAIPSPVRADLQAVDARCTAYLHAHGPVPSPFVRHLDRSPSRGLRSALLLLSARSCGYHGDLAIQYAAAVELIHRATLLHRAFTSADAPVHADTVAQRDLAVLLGDFLYVTAMRLALAPDRRDIVLLICEATIGTFEGGLYQLATTPGSAADDSEYLELITRQTAPLFAVSAEIGARLGNAGAAAERAFARYGFGFGMAFHLLDHRAIADAPARARQHAAEARRAIDSVDASEERDVLVALLDALDPPPPRHAPAMPRLGTSRV, from the coding sequence GTGCGTCAACCCGCTGCGGAGATCGCCCGGGCGTTGGCCGCGATTCCCTCCCCGGTCCGCGCCGACCTGCAGGCGGTCGACGCGCGATGCACGGCGTACCTTCACGCGCACGGTCCGGTGCCCTCGCCGTTCGTCCGCCACCTCGATCGCAGTCCCAGCCGCGGACTCCGCTCGGCGCTGCTGCTGCTCTCGGCGCGTTCCTGCGGATATCACGGGGACCTCGCGATCCAGTACGCCGCCGCCGTCGAGCTGATCCATCGCGCCACGCTCCTGCACCGTGCGTTCACCTCGGCGGACGCCCCGGTGCACGCCGACACCGTGGCGCAGCGCGACCTCGCCGTGCTGCTCGGTGACTTCTTGTACGTCACCGCGATGCGGCTCGCGCTGGCACCGGATCGGCGGGACATCGTCCTGCTGATCTGCGAAGCCACGATCGGCACGTTCGAAGGCGGGTTGTACCAGTTGGCGACGACCCCGGGCAGCGCCGCCGACGACTCGGAATACCTCGAACTGATTACCCGCCAGACCGCGCCGCTGTTCGCGGTGTCAGCGGAGATCGGGGCGCGGCTCGGGAATGCCGGCGCCGCGGCCGAGCGGGCGTTCGCACGCTACGGGTTCGGCTTCGGCATGGCGTTTCATCTCCTCGATCACCGCGCCATCGCCGATGCACCGGCGCGGGCGCGGCAGCACGCCGCCGAGGCGCGGCGCGCCATCGACTCCGTAGACGCGTCCGAAGAACGCGACGTCCTCGTCGCCCTACTCGACGCCCTCGATCCGCCGCCGCCCCGGCACGCTCCGGCGATGCCGCGGCTCGGCACGTCTCGCGTGTGA
- a CDS encoding NAD(P)H-binding protein: MKLILFGASGRTGSHIARLAASRGHAVTAIVRPETSYTPPAGVQVVKGDVLDPEFVARAVPGHDVVVSALGIRYTHPWARRHSPDDFISRATANMVRAMTRGGVRRIAVISAAGVADSRPALNVMMRILLATSNVGVAYADLERVEDILRPSGLDWMAVRPTTLTNRTPGAPARITDRFTATASIPREAVAAYIVSELEKPEFSRRTPLITGG, encoded by the coding sequence ATGAAACTGATCCTGTTCGGCGCGTCGGGACGGACCGGATCGCACATCGCGCGGCTCGCCGCATCCCGGGGGCATGCGGTGACGGCGATCGTCCGTCCCGAAACGTCCTACACCCCGCCGGCAGGGGTGCAGGTCGTGAAGGGGGACGTCCTCGATCCCGAGTTCGTGGCCCGAGCGGTCCCCGGACACGACGTGGTCGTGAGCGCGCTGGGCATCCGCTACACCCATCCCTGGGCCAGGCGCCATTCTCCCGACGACTTCATCTCGCGCGCGACGGCAAACATGGTGCGGGCGATGACGCGCGGCGGCGTCCGGCGCATCGCCGTGATCAGCGCGGCAGGAGTCGCCGACTCGCGACCGGCGCTCAACGTCATGATGCGCATTCTGCTGGCGACGAGCAACGTCGGCGTCGCGTATGCCGACCTCGAGCGTGTGGAGGACATCCTCCGGCCCAGCGGTCTGGACTGGATGGCGGTGCGTCCCACGACGCTGACCAATCGCACGCCCGGCGCACCCGCACGCATCACCGACCGCTTCACGGCGACGGCGAGCATCCCGCGGGAAGCCGTCGCCGCTTACATCGTCAGCGAGCTCGAGAAGCCCGAGTTCTCCCGGCGCACGCCGCTCATTACCGGCGGCTGA
- a CDS encoding phospholipase D-like domain-containing protein, which yields MFGRTAEMVVDVSDVPGGVVVFKLFKTALSPPLATRIAVIGAVGSTPISARASVTLNYQWKVLEIFTGYYSHFNACCDAGRTLAYQTNASFLATPITDDLLFPPLYFTAALVGQPGSTVTAPTIRRTMPAFVPGNRVELLVDGDKILASLLPALAAAQHHVHLNWFFFATVSDVSTALQACAARGVEVRLLFDQVATAMPEPLGQGIAPGEFLDGMNALTAAGVKIATSGLLVPPLDNLTTVTDPEYRERLEVQKVAARAIATRYGGLYAMTALRIRTEAEILGGIPRALQEVFKSARDFGSAGLASPFLLGGCRDHTKLIIIDGTIAYCGGANGQRYYLYQDPIDPARDIDEEIADPATTEKWDKWHDAFVRIEGPVVRDAQRCFAERWAVCAGEYLSRTSLDYFPAPQNRGNVSVKVVANIPGLERDIAAEYLRLFRNATQQIRIENPYVTDDLIAIFIAHAAQIRQVPVELIVPDKHLDLAPARELMKARWDSLRAAGVQIYAYNNHMLHVKVATADNLTSIVGSYNFAKSSADQLFEFGVVIQNAAFAAEVQQQLFDVDRPVSQQVTTDVSPDWTTFKASQMRFVDRIV from the coding sequence GTGTTCGGTCGCACCGCCGAGATGGTGGTGGACGTCTCGGATGTCCCGGGCGGCGTCGTCGTGTTCAAGCTGTTCAAGACCGCGCTGTCGCCGCCGCTGGCGACGCGGATCGCGGTGATCGGCGCCGTGGGATCCACGCCGATTTCCGCTCGCGCCAGCGTCACCTTGAACTACCAGTGGAAGGTGCTGGAAATCTTCACCGGTTACTACAGCCACTTCAACGCCTGCTGCGACGCCGGCAGAACGCTCGCGTATCAGACCAACGCCTCGTTTCTCGCAACGCCGATTACCGACGATCTGTTGTTTCCGCCGCTGTACTTCACCGCCGCGCTGGTCGGCCAGCCCGGATCGACGGTGACAGCGCCGACGATCCGCCGGACGATGCCGGCGTTCGTGCCCGGCAACCGGGTGGAGTTGCTGGTGGACGGCGACAAGATCCTGGCGAGCCTGCTGCCCGCGCTCGCCGCCGCGCAGCACCACGTGCACCTCAATTGGTTCTTCTTTGCCACCGTGTCCGACGTGTCGACCGCGCTGCAAGCGTGCGCCGCCCGTGGGGTCGAGGTCCGCCTGCTCTTCGACCAGGTGGCGACCGCCATGCCCGAGCCGTTGGGGCAGGGGATCGCGCCAGGTGAGTTCCTGGACGGGATGAATGCCCTGACGGCCGCCGGAGTCAAAATCGCCACGTCCGGCCTGCTGGTTCCGCCGCTCGACAATCTGACCACCGTGACCGATCCCGAGTACCGCGAGCGGCTCGAGGTGCAGAAAGTCGCGGCCCGGGCGATTGCCACCCGCTATGGCGGTCTCTACGCCATGACCGCGCTCCGCATCCGCACCGAAGCGGAGATCCTTGGCGGGATTCCTCGGGCGCTGCAGGAGGTGTTCAAGTCCGCTCGCGACTTCGGGTCTGCCGGATTGGCCTCACCGTTCCTGCTCGGAGGGTGTCGAGACCATACCAAGCTGATCATCATCGACGGCACGATTGCCTATTGCGGCGGCGCCAACGGCCAGCGGTATTACCTGTACCAGGATCCCATCGATCCCGCGCGCGACATCGATGAGGAGATAGCCGATCCCGCCACCACTGAAAAGTGGGACAAGTGGCACGACGCGTTCGTCCGGATCGAGGGGCCCGTGGTGCGCGACGCGCAGCGGTGCTTCGCCGAAAGGTGGGCGGTGTGCGCGGGCGAGTATCTCTCGCGCACGTCGCTCGACTACTTTCCCGCGCCGCAGAACCGGGGGAACGTCTCGGTCAAGGTCGTCGCCAACATTCCCGGCCTCGAGCGTGACATCGCCGCGGAGTACCTGCGACTGTTCCGCAACGCCACCCAGCAGATCCGCATCGAGAACCCGTACGTCACCGACGATCTGATCGCGATCTTCATCGCCCACGCCGCACAGATACGTCAGGTGCCGGTGGAGTTGATCGTCCCCGACAAGCACCTCGATCTCGCGCCGGCCCGCGAACTGATGAAGGCGCGCTGGGATTCGCTGCGCGCCGCCGGCGTGCAGATCTACGCCTACAACAACCACATGCTCCACGTGAAGGTCGCCACGGCGGACAACCTCACGTCGATCGTCGGCAGCTACAACTTCGCCAAGAGCTCTGCCGATCAGCTGTTCGAATTCGGCGTGGTCATCCAGAACGCCGCCTTCGCGGCGGAGGTGCAACAGCAACTCTTCGACGTCGACCGGCCCGTATCCCAGCAGGTCACCACCGACGTGTCGCCTGACTGGACGACGTTCAAGGCCTCGCAGATGCGGTTCGTCGATCGGATCGTGTGA